A genome region from Candidatus Spechtbacterales bacterium includes the following:
- a CDS encoding co-chaperone GroES: MRVSPLRDNVIIEPQKPEEVTESGIVLPESVDKKGPEQGTVVAVGPGRKNDEGETIALEVKKGDTVLFTRGYSSEPLKFEGREYLLVKADDIIAKLE; this comes from the coding sequence ATGAGAGTCAGTCCATTGCGAGATAATGTTATTATTGAGCCTCAAAAACCCGAAGAGGTTACAGAGAGCGGTATTGTTTTGCCAGAAAGCGTAGACAAAAAGGGTCCTGAACAGGGTACAGTTGTTGCCGTTGGTCCCGGTAGAAAAAATGATGAAGGGGAAACAATTGCCCTTGAAGTCAAAAAAGGGGACACGGTTTTGTTTACACGCGGATATTCATCTGAACCCTTAAAATTTGAAGGCAGAGAATATTTGCTCGTAAAAGCAGACGACATAATTGCTAAGTTAGAATAA